The Bombus pascuorum chromosome 4, iyBomPasc1.1, whole genome shotgun sequence genomic interval tttcttttgtaCCAATCCAAAGCTGATCTTGCTCCAATTTAAATGTTAATCTAACTTTACCGCcagatttatttaacatacCAGCCAATGGAAATTCTGGTAGAGGTTCCTAAAagttaaaacaattaaataaaaatacacaatatttaataaaaattattactttgatTAAAGAATATGTCATACCTTACTATCTAATATACCAGGCATCACATCATCAGGCATACCTTTATCTAATActtttctatgtattttttgCTGAGATAAAGGTTCTTTATTTGTAGTGGAAGCAGCTTCATCTAATAGATCCTGTTTTGATGGAAGTGAAATGGCTAATACATCATCTAGTTTTGACCCTACTACCATGACTTTGGCACcttaaaagtataattatataacacaacatataataaatatctgataaaaattAGTGCACAAAAGAgggaatattatattatataataaaagttacCTTTTGTAACACCCAAACTTCTTAATGTTTGTTCATTTTTGGCTAGTCCTTTAATCATAACTTTCTGCATAGATTGTGGCACAGATATGATATTTTGAAGATAAGCTTTTAGTTTTGCCACTGTGCCATCAAGtggaaaatttacattaatcctttgtttattataaatcactTTAAAATCTATGTTCTCTTGGGGTGGATCATGCGAGGTAGTTGCAATATTATTATCTCTCTTTTGTATGCCTAGAATCTGATGTTTTACTGTTGAGTCCTTTTTTTCCACCagtaaattttcattagaaTTTGTACTTGATACTAATTCAGCACAAGGAGTTGAGTTACAAGAGTTGTCGTTGCTTTTACTTTTTGCAGCATCTGTAAAATATAagtaacttaatattttttaaatacaaatactgTCATCATTATgtcatatataatatgatattataataataaacgagcagttatattaataagatCTTAATAAACCATAGGTAGATTAcaaaaaacaatgaaaatttagcTATCGAATAAACtacaaaaggaaaaattgtataaatgaaAGGTTATGTTTAAAATGACAcgtatttaaaagaaagaacagaGAAAACGCAATTcatggaaaaaatatataaatgttaaatttcatattttttaaataatttcaaattagatTTATGCAAGatgtataacaaaaatatatatgactGTTTGTACGGAAATTAATCTAACATATACAATTGCCTGATTGTAACATATCACGGTAAGATTTTTCTGGGATGTAGATATatgctttatttaaaaataattaataataaatacaaaaaaatgtaaaaaaatacttATTGCTTCGAAATTGCTAATAAAATTCGCGAAAATCGTTAAATACGTACCGACGTACTCCATGATGAACTGTATTTCGTTGACCAATCAAACTATTACAGGATACATTGTAGTTCCTGCTATTCGTATTTACAGCGATCCTTGAAAtgactttcaaatttttaaatattttctaaaaacataaaacaaaagtactttcatctaaatttaaatgaataaaaaaccTGGTTATATTGTCTTCATACTCTTAATGTCAACAAATTCTTTGTTAGCCAGATGCCATCAACAATTTCTCAATTCTACATAAATACAAACTAcacatgcatatgtatatatatattttaaatttaattcttctgctacatattatattcttctatcctaatattttattagggatatgatacatatttttgtacataatacatataaacatagatTAACTTTAATCacaattttcaatgaatttactGTTCATATTCATCAcaacatatttcataatatcgtatataacgaACTATAAATAAGTTTCCAAATCTTGTTTTTACtggttaaatttattttattagtggAATTGGATTTATAATTGCTTgatataattctttaaattcaaTACTAAATTTCagagtttcatattttaatttattgattttgcaaattttgaaattgattacccactgttttaaatattttaagaaaaacgaATATCTAtacattattgtaattatatttttatatgtaattataaaatatcattattaattattggaaAGACATGTCttctaattttatcaaattacgaaTATGTAACTATAACAAACCTGTTCATCCCTATCACAATTAATACTAATATCAGAGAGGAAAGTTTTCTCtttattagtaaataatgtTTGAAACCATAAATTATGTAACCTTGATGTATATAGGTTAAGTATTTATTCATATAGATGTTGGCTATAATGATCAATGTAACAAACAGAAATTCAATAAAGAAATGTACCTTCTACcctgtttttcaattttaatttctacatatGTTTATCGAACAATATCTTACAATTTTGTTTACTATTCAACTTTAGTTTTTGAAATCATTATtcttattaagaaaaatttatttacgttagaagtcttaattatttataaagcgATTACACGTATGCATTACTTATTAaggaatttcaattatcaGTAATCGGTATAGTTTggacaaaattgaaaattgtaataaaatcgaGTGGCGTAAGATGGCGTTGTAATCAAGAATCGCCATCTTGTGCACCACATGACCTCGTTGCCGTGTCCCGTGACCAGCTCACGTGAATTTTGACAAATTCAAACGTTTttggtagaaaaaaaaatggataTTTTGGAGCAGCACCTCGAACAGCAGGATGTCAGGTAgtgtttatgttaaatatcGACTGGCTGATAATGCGAACACCTATCCCTCCTGTTTCGCTCGAGGTCTCCTCAAGGTCATCACGTAGTGCACTGTGCGCACTTACAAGACTTAGGACAACGGTCGTGGAAGTAATAGGCATAGACGTAATTCTATAGATAAGTTACATATCCATTCTTCAATGTGTTTATGTTTGTTTTACAGCACTGTTAACGCGAAGGATGACGGGGGCACGGGAATTGTTATTGAGGAAGCGGAAATCGTGGATTGTGaaggtaaataaatatttgtcataAATTCAAGAATGTCTATATTTCAAAAGTTGACAATTAAGTTTTATttgattagaaataaaactgATCAATTGCACTTTTTCCTTTAActtagatatatataaaaatatatcaaatattttattaagctTGTTCATTGCAGATcgtaaagtaaatttcaaagaaatatgtttaaaGTCATGAGCTTTCTCTACTTTTCGATTTATGAAGTTGATTGATATAGCTTCTAAGCAGCTTAGTcattaatttgcaaaaatttgaattatgaACCAATTATAGGAGAACCTGTTGGGGAAGATGGAATGCGTTACCAAGAAGCTCTTGCTTATAGAGTGGTCCAAGTAAATGGCGCTACTGCTGGCAATGAAATAGAACTGCCAGTCACCCAACCAGGAAATAATACTGTACAGGTCTTAACATCCCCATTGAATGGACAATTTTATGTCATTGGAAATGCTAATGATGTTTTCACTACTGCGCAAACATCTAGATCATTGGTTCCTAGGACCACTACATTACAAATAGAAACACCAAGAAATTGTACTACTGTTTTGAAAAAGGTACATTTTTCCTTCACTCCTTAAAACTctttgaattttgttttatttgtaatatatgcTTTAGAGAGATGACAGAAGAAGAGCAACTCATAATGAAGTCGAACGTCGACGAAGAgacaaaataaacaattgGATTACAAAATTGGGAAAAATTATTCCCGAGTGTAATGCAGGTGCAAATAGCACTGGTAGTGGCAGTGGTGAAGGAAAGGCAAATTATGAAACTCAGGTATTAAAATAGAACTTATGGAATTTGCAGTTATAGAAACATTTAACAATAGCATTTTTTCCATGAATTTCTTTTGTAGAGCAAAGGTGGAATTTTATCAAAGGCCTGCGAATATATAACGGAATTAAGAGCAGCAAATCAGGGATTGGGTCAATGTTTACGCGATAACGAAAAATTACGACAAGAAATAACTGCTTTGAAACAAGTTGTCACGCAATTGAAACGTGAGAATCTTCAGCTCAGGTCACAAATGTCACCCTCCACAGGAACGAATGTTGATGTTGTTCATTTAAGTCCTTAAAAGATTATTAGTTTGTAATGCAATGCttcttttgtaaatattaggATATACAATCTGATCATACAATGCTCAGAAGAAGTACTCTATTTACTCTTAAAATTTTTGGTTTAATAGGAACCAcaccaaattttattatattgaaattctGTTTTTTGAAGTATGTTACATGGTCCTAATGGTATGGTCGTAACTATCATTATAATCTTGTATACTTGTACGCGACATCCTTCATGTTGCGTCTAAATTGAACTTTCCTCTTTAAtgcttattaaattatttggtattggatatttgaacattttgccCCATTAAGATCTTGATTACGCATTCATAAGTGTATCATGGATAACATTTGCTAATTATCGAATGCTGGTGAAGTTATGACTATTCCTCATAGAACctatgaaaaaaagaattatatatttatgtatgcaTATGCATTGGATTGAATTACCTCGTGTACGATGAACGAGCCAAGGCTGTGAATATTGAGCATTGATTTGTAACTTTtggatatatataatttcaaacgatGTAACCAaagttaatttgaaaaaagaagcaGGAAGAACATTCAGTTGCAAtacaaacaagaaaaattatacatatatgacaACTGCATCTTTACAAagaacgttaaatattttttatttttaataatgttttaatgAGTGTAGAGTAGGTACTTccataaaagaaaatgatctAAATAAtgagaatgtaaaatatactaATCGCACACGTAtgaatgtgtatatatatttatatatgcatatacatacacgtGTGTGTACATATGGATATACGTACGCATATAgcaataaacatatttttttcaacCCAGGATTTTGGATTCTatgacaaaaaattaaatactggTTTGTAATATATCGTTGATGTATATACCGCGAAggttattgttatattatattattattaaaatgaaatttatcgaaacgctgttatttttatttaatcattaaCAATCTCGAAATTTGGCCTTTTTATGCATaatgtttatttgttttttacatATGGTACAATGGAAATGTCGAAGTTACTGGAACACTGTTTACGATGcgtctttttttatactttgtttttaacgataaaagaTCCTGCACCTCAACAGTTCTAACATTTTGACACcctttttttaaactttcagaCCATATTTCAACGGTttcaacatttaaaataacatcTACTTTTATGTAACGTCTGCATTCGTCACTTAACGCGacatttacataatatactattataatacaatatttaatactctttaattgaaatttcattccttTGTAAAAAGCTACCATTTCATCCCATAATACAACAAAATACAGAACGattacgatttttctttttaaaagaaCAACATATAAGGATGAATGGAAAGCTTCTTATGATGCATTTACTCtcattttacatacatatgaGTTTTTTTACACTGATCCTTCCACGATTAAATTCCATTTACAGCAAATAAAATCGGAAGCTTGAGTCGCCAGGCATCTCAACTTTTTTTTccaacaatttaaattaattacatataactTCATTTCAAGGATTTGAAGTAGCTTGGTATAGCacttaatatataaatacttatagAAGCTGGAAATACATTTAAGGACGTCCTATAACCTTAATGATTCAGCCATCacgtataattttctgtttaaatGTTAGGTTAATacacataaaattattgtagcttttatatttgtaacactttttatatatacaattttcttgtaattattGAAAACTAATATAACAGTTTAATGTGCGATACGTGATTACGAATgttccatatatttttttttagtagaTCCAGGACATCCTTAAATGACCAGCATAAGGTTCCTGAATGTAGAGAACTTATGTTTGTATGAAtgtttttgataattaatcttctaaatttctaaatgCCTGTTGAATATCTTCATATAGCTGATCAAAATCAGCTCTGATCTTTGCTTCACCGTCTTGCACTGGATCCtaaaatgaaggaaaaatatataacatttgttatacactttttaaaatatataaataaaaccatCCTAACCTATGCTTACCTTGAATTTCATAGAACTCAACTGATAGAGAATATTGTACATGCTATCCCTAATGACATTCCACGTTATTTTATTGTCTGATTGTGCCGTAGACTCGACTGCATGCCTTGCCATATCATAGAATGCAATCATGTTTCGTAACATTCCGACAGTTTTGTAGAATGGACAGAAACGATCGTATGTTGAATAACTACGTAGAAACAGAATAGTAAAAATGAACATCAATGACATTACCATGATAATAACATTACTGACTATGATGACTATGGCAGAATGATAATTCGCACCTGTTTTGTTGCAGGAAATCGTCTTTTAGAAGTTTTGCAACTTCTAAAGTGATTTTATCTGTTTCAGCAAGAGAAGCTTTACCGACTAACTGTACAATTTCTGATAAATCCTCTTCTTCCTGCAAAATTTCCTTCACTTTCGTTCTCAGAGGAACAAACTCCGCgaaatttttatcgtagaaaTCGTCTAAGGCTCGAAGATATTTACTGTATGAAATAAGCCAGTTAATGGATGGGAAGTGTTTTCGTTGTGCGAGTTTCTTATCGAGACCCCAGAATACCTAAGAAATGAACAAAAAAGCAAATTATACGGGTAAAAAAGCAAATTATATgggtaaaaaagaaataaaaggatAAGTTATGTagatagaaaataaacattaattgCATCAGTACCTGCACAATACCCAGGGTTGCACTAGTAACAGGATCAGAGAAATCACCACCTGGTGGTGATACAGCACCTACTATGCTGACAGAACCTTCACGATCAGGATTACCTAAACATTTCACTCTGCAAACAATATTtgacattaaaaatataatgaactaatgtatacgtatatcgttatattaaatgaaaattgaactTGCCTTCCTGCACGTTCATAAAAGCTAGCTAAACGAGCTCCGAGATAGGCCGGATAACCGGAATCAGCAGGCATTTCAGCCAATCGACCCGAAATTTCACGAAGAGCTTCTGCCCAACGAGATGTTGAATCAGCCATCATGGATACATTGTAACCCATATCTCTAAAATACTCTGATAGAGTAATGCCTGAAATATTTGACATAGGAAAGTGAAATACGTTGTCATCAAATTTGTACTGCCGTTCtcttattaatagaaatacattTACCTGTGTAAATGGATGCTTCACGAGCAGCTACAGGCATGTTTGACGTATTAGCAACCAAAGCTGTACGTTTCATGATAGACTCAGTGACTCCATCAATTTCCACTGTTAATGTGGGGAAGTCACGCAATACTTCAGACATTTCATTACCACGTTCTCCACAACCGACATAAACAATAACATCGGAGTTTGAATACTTCGATAAAGCTTGCGAAATTACAGTTTTACCGCAACCGAAAGCACCCGGAATTGCTGTAGTGCCTCCTTGTACGCATctgcaattttttatcaataaatactataaatagtgcataaagcaattaaataaattcttacgGGAAGAGTGAGTCCAGGACTCGTTGACCAGTAAGTAAAGGATGATTAGCTGGTAATTTTTCAGTAACTGGACGAGGTTGACGTACAGGCCATACCTGCATATGCAAGATCATATTAGCATGTATATATcagtattaaagaaaaaattattcgcgTACCTGAAGCATAGTATACTTGTGTCTTTCACCATCAAATTCTGTTTCCAAAATAACATCCTGTaaggtaaaaaatatatatcagataaataattaaaataattgaattgcttatttattaacatataactcACAGATACTGTATAGTTGCCAGCAGGTGCAACATAAGTTACAGTTCCCTTACTTTTTGAAGGTAAGATCATTTTGTGCTTTACTAATGTGTTTTCATAAACCACACCATACAAATCTCCACCAGTAATATGGCTGCcactttttatattacatgGACTAAATTCCCAAACAGTGCTTCTTGATAATGCTGGTACATTAATACCCTTTGGGATGTAAATAGAGCTTGTAAGCTCATTGATATCCTTCAATGGTCTCTGAATACCATCAAAGATATTACCAAGTATACCAGGACCAAGTTCTACAGACAATGGTTTTCCAGTACGTAAGACAGGATCACCTACAGTTACACCACTGGTTTCTTCATACACCtggaacaaaatataaatgtaaatgacATAATaacattgtaaaaataatatgataaatttttaaatatatcaaaatagttTATTATACCTGAATAGTGGCCATATCACCTTCTAAACGAATAATTTCTCCTACTAATTCATAGTATCCTACCCTAACCAGCTCATACATGGCTGATCCCGACATTTTTTCAGCTGTAACCActgtagaaaaaaaaatatgtatattaaaattgaaagcataaataaatttcttaaaaatacatatcgtATACTAACCAGGACCAGATACAGCATACACATAGCCAAATTTGGATTCTCTCTCTTCATTACTAATTTTTGATAACCCTTGGCTCGACATTGTAAATTGTTATTCAAGTAAAATCAACGAacaactgaaaatattttgcattataaaatataaataaacctACATACTGACCATATAATGAGAAACATTTATTTGTACGAAAGTTAAATTAATAGTATTCATTATGCATTttctataaagaaaaatattaatataataaaatacaaagtatATATGGTTAATCATTCCAAGGAAATGTAAGTTTTGAtctaaaaacaattttacagAATTACATTCAATTTGTGAGATATAATCATAAGATTAAGTTGATACCATTTCAGTCTGACATCTAATCAACAGCAACTAATCACACATCGacaaaaatatgacaaaaacGAGGATAAAAAGACAACGCTCGTGAACAATAAGTATATTCCGGAAATGAGTACTCTTACACGCGGCCTAAGTCAATTACGACGACGAAAATCGGCGAGAAAGTTGATGTCAGCTAACGCATCCATTCATCAGAAAATTCACGTGAGCAGTTCATTTAAAAAGTAGGCGTAGCCCTCTTTAAGCCCGCGAGACGTCTGCTCACTTAATAAGAATGTCGAATCCAATTGATGTATTTTGTCGTCAAATAGAACAGCTTAGCTCGTTTTTCGTGTAATTATATACGATATTGGTGATCCCGTTTAATCGTGGACAGCGATTAAAACATACAAATTCATGTCCGGATCGAAAAACGATGGCGCATTCAAACTGGCACGATCGATACTATACGCGCCAGTCTTTTCTGCAAAAATCTCTGGTTTCCTCTATATAGTACGAAATCATTATAATCGCTCTGGCTATATAGTGAATCAAGGCGAAGCATGGTAATCTACAATCAACGAAACTAAATGACAGTAAGAAACTTACGAGACGAGAAACGTATCGAGGTAAGTCCAGCCTACTACAGCGAGTCAAGCTTCACAATCGAGCCTGCTATCACAAGACAGGTCAGCTGACTGAACGATGTGCCTGTTTTCAATTATCTAGCTCGCTCCTTCGGTTCAAGGCAGTACTCATAAGTAagcgaaatttttattatctttaccACGGTTTtcgattgttattttattacttcacTTTGGTAATCCCAATCTTATTCTTGCttaaacaaaaagaacatctaatatttaaaaaaaattataatattgtataagaTTGTAATAtcgttaaagaaaattatggataatatcgagaaaaagataaagagtAACTATACCATTAAAAATATGCGTGTTGTTGCATTGATTTTGATATATCGGATATTTTTAAGAAGGTATTATTTTGAACAactaaagaaaattacatattttcaagctaatatattacatatccATATAACACGCAcaacaattataatttgtattctgtttatatatgtatgtatgtatgtacatattcaCCTTTGAACAGTGCCAGACACTGCTGATGAAAGgtgattaaaattagaaattaccTGGCTaaggtaatatttattatcagattgttataattattacagattatatatattctacaacattttcttttaaaaacaatCTAATATACCATAAACACAGCCAtagattgtttaaaatttttctcaactaagttacaatataaatcaaacataaagaaaaaacaaatatatggtattattttctactttaataaaaaaatcaatatttagatttagtacgtttattttgatttaaataCGCTAACCTAAATTATTGAGGATATacgaataaaacaattgtaaaattagaaaaagaaaaatatacataatttctattttctttgatTCACGCGAATCTAAAATGCACTGtctatatatcattatatctATGGATCGCCATCTTTAACACATTCACttgttagaaaattatgtaaCCTAGGCAACGATGAGTTTGTGTTCGTGTGTATATCTATATGCTCTATCCGTTAATGTTGGGTAAGTATATTATGCGCAGAACTGCAGTCAGTGAGGTAGTGTGGTACTAGTCAGTGTGGGTGTTGTCATTGCAGTGGAAGGAACGGAAGAAGTAACTAATTGTAATTCTTCAATCATATTGTCTTTTTATGATCGCTTACTTTGATATTTAACAATCATTTGCGAAATTgatcaatattttaacaacATATAAAATCTCCGTTTTGATAATTACTAGTGATAGGCGTGTATGACTGAACAATTTCagtgaaaaaaatttttactctgtaaataatacattatgGATATCAAGAAATTGCAAGAATTCATGGAACTGGTAGGCAGATTGAAGGTAAGatcaaatttattactataattgagatacaaatttttctaaaatgcCTTTGtgataaatagatataaatcTATCATTTTGATGCATACATACTGTTACGAAttgagtcctgttttgcggccaagtttcaggacaaaatacaacacacacaagaatacacaaaaatcacgcaccaatgcgacttaaacccaaaaaaacaaaaaaataaacgcaaaaaccgaaaacccacgacacatattagaccatggctacgtcgtaccgacgcgtatcggtacttttgcctaatccaccctacaaccgaaattcattgtttattgtgaataacatacacatgtaatactcatcttcttggacaataaacgttaaaaaaaaaaaaaaaaaaaaaaaaaaaaaaaaaaaaaaaaaaaaaaaaatactgttACGAATAGAGCTATTGgcatattctttaaaatagaatatgtaaaaaaaggaCTAACGGTCTCAACATCTTGTGATTGCGATTACCTAAATTCTACAATAGGAAGAGGTAACTGCAGGTAAGAGCGAAACTGCAGGAGGGTGCAGAAAGCTATGCTCTCTCCCTCACTAGAACAAAAGCTAGCGGACTCTGACCTTTCGCGCGGCTGTAACGCCAAGGGTACATGTCATTcattgtattaggttgttcaAACAGTGTCTTtgttttacagacacgtcttttacaacaacgcatctttatacaaacatgaaaatattattcaattttaaaaaatatacaattctaGCTAAGACTTATTGTATGTTGTATACGAGTGGCCACTTTTGGCATTCTTAATTAGCTATACATCATACTTTTGTactaaattatactttttccgctatattaaatataatatatttattatgatataaatatatatgtatgtatatacaataatataaaaagtaaaaaagtaaaaattaaaaagctgTCATATATGCTTTAATCATTCTTACTTTACaagatatgaaatatgaatttttgcAACATCTTATCAATCTTATTATCTTAAccttatcttttaaattaatgaaatgtttacattatatatcacactttatacatttttctgtttttaatcACAATCtcaatgttttttttaaatattatctctgccttttaattataaatcaaaGATTAATATGATTTTTGTTTTGATTTGATTTCAGCATATGAAAAGAACAGGATGGGTTCATAAGAATGTGTCCGACCCAGAAACAATCGCAGGTCATATGTATAGGATGGCCATGCTTTCCTTCCTGGTGAATAATGACGAGAACTTAGATACAGTCAAGTATGAAAtggtattatttatatcattcagCTAACAACTATGTTGATGaaggttttatttctataaattattttttttgcCAAATATAGAATCATGCAGATGTCTCTAATACATGATTTAGCAGAGTGTATTGTGGGAGATATAACACCTCATTGTGGTATTCCACCTgataaaaaacataaattagAGGATGAAGCTATGGAAAGCATTTGTGAACTCCTTGGAGACAGAGGACTTAagatattggaaatatttcgtgtatgaaaaattgttatatattatacagggtatatatatatatatatgctttGGAAGTTATCCTACTATATTGTTAATGTTTACAGGAATACGAGAAGCAAGAAACTCCAGAAGCAAAATATGTTAAAGACTTAGACAGATTAGATTTAATTATGCAAGCATATGAGTATGAAAAAAGGGATAATATTCCTGGAAAGTTGGAGGAATTCTTTTCGTCAAATGATGGGAAGATAAGACATCCTTTCATCAAGAAACTAGCATCTGATATTACTGCAAAAAGGCAGGCTCTATGTAGCAGTTCAACTAGTTcaatataaagttttatctGTTTATTACGAAGCAAAACATCACAAATTTCATAACTGTATTTAATagctaatataataatataatattttgatggaaaataaagataaatatgttTAGAGCtactatttcaaatatatttccaattaTTGACATagtgatatttttctttattttctatgaaaataaaagtctatataaatattttattaacaaattgtttaatagcaatatttataacaaatttaattaataacactTACAAAGTATTAGATCACTGTGACAGATACTTtgtgatttaatatcaaataataaaaaaaattgtacctTAAGCTTATcatatattcaatttatccATTAATCTACTATGGATGGCAAATAAATTATgctaattattattgtacgataaattgcaattatgcagatacaataaaaaagataagataaatataacttttaatgaaaataaacagaGATACAAAAATT includes:
- the LOC132906002 gene encoding upstream stimulatory factor 2-like isoform X1, which codes for MDILEQHLEQQDVSTVNAKDDGGTGIVIEEAEIVDCEGEPVGEDGMRYQEALAYRVVQVNGATAGNEIELPVTQPGNNTVQVLTSPLNGQFYVIGNANDVFTTAQTSRSLVPRTTTLQIETPRNCTTVLKKRDDRRRATHNEVERRRRDKINNWITKLGKIIPECNAGANSTGSGSGEGKANYETQSKGGILSKACEYITELRAANQGLGQCLRDNEKLRQEITALKQVVTQLKRENLQLRSQMSPSTGTNVDVVHLSP
- the LOC132906002 gene encoding upstream stimulatory factor 2-like isoform X2, encoding MRYQEALAYRVVQVNGATAGNEIELPVTQPGNNTVQVLTSPLNGQFYVIGNANDVFTTAQTSRSLVPRTTTLQIETPRNCTTVLKKRDDRRRATHNEVERRRRDKINNWITKLGKIIPECNAGANSTGSGSGEGKANYETQSKGGILSKACEYITELRAANQGLGQCLRDNEKLRQEITALKQVVTQLKRENLQLRSQMSPSTGTNVDVVHLSP
- the LOC132905992 gene encoding V-type proton ATPase catalytic subunit A, which codes for MSSQGLSKISNEERESKFGYVYAVSGPVVTAEKMSGSAMYELVRVGYYELVGEIIRLEGDMATIQVYEETSGVTVGDPVLRTGKPLSVELGPGILGNIFDGIQRPLKDINELTSSIYIPKGINVPALSRSTVWEFSPCNIKSGSHITGGDLYGVVYENTLVKHKMILPSKSKGTVTYVAPAGNYTVSDVILETEFDGERHKYTMLQVWPVRQPRPVTEKLPANHPLLTGQRVLDSLFPCVQGGTTAIPGAFGCGKTVISQALSKYSNSDVIVYVGCGERGNEMSEVLRDFPTLTVEIDGVTESIMKRTALVANTSNMPVAAREASIYTGITLSEYFRDMGYNVSMMADSTSRWAEALREISGRLAEMPADSGYPAYLGARLASFYERAGRVKCLGNPDREGSVSIVGAVSPPGGDFSDPVTSATLGIVQVFWGLDKKLAQRKHFPSINWLISYSKYLRALDDFYDKNFAEFVPLRTKVKEILQEEEDLSEIVQLVGKASLAETDKITLEVAKLLKDDFLQQNSYSTYDRFCPFYKTVGMLRNMIAFYDMARHAVESTAQSDNKITWNVIRDSMYNILYQLSSMKFKDPVQDGEAKIRADFDQLYEDIQQAFRNLED
- the LOC132906001 gene encoding ubiquitin domain-containing protein UBFD1-like, yielding MEYVDAAKSKSNDNSCNSTPCAELVSSTNSNENLLVEKKDSTVKHQILGIQKRDNNIATTSHDPPQENIDFKVIYNKQRINVNFPLDGTVAKLKAYLQNIISVPQSMQKVMIKGLAKNEQTLRSLGVTKGAKVMVVGSKLDDVLAISLPSKQDLLDEAASTTNKEPLSQQKIHRKVLDKGMPDDVMPGILDSKEPLPEFPLAGMLNKSGGKVRLTFKLEQDQLWIGTKERTDKIPMNSIKGVHSEPIHDHPEYHIMAIQLGTTEASRYWIYWVPAQYISAIKDAVLGKWCYF
- the LOC132906003 gene encoding 5'-deoxynucleotidase HDDC2 isoform X1 gives rise to the protein MDIKKLQEFMELVGRLKHMKRTGWVHKNVSDPETIAGHMYRMAMLSFLVNNDENLDTVKIMQMSLIHDLAECIVGDITPHCGIPPDKKHKLEDEAMESICELLGDRGLKILEIFREYEKQETPEAKYVKDLDRLDLIMQAYEYEKRDNIPGKLEEFFSSNDGKIRHPFIKKLASDITAKRQALCSSSTSSI
- the LOC132906003 gene encoding 5'-deoxynucleotidase HDDC2 isoform X2, coding for MKRTGWVHKNVSDPETIAGHMYRMAMLSFLVNNDENLDTVKIMQMSLIHDLAECIVGDITPHCGIPPDKKHKLEDEAMESICELLGDRGLKILEIFREYEKQETPEAKYVKDLDRLDLIMQAYEYEKRDNIPGKLEEFFSSNDGKIRHPFIKKLASDITAKRQALCSSSTSSI